GGCTTGAGGATGGTGCCCACGTTGGCGTCCTGGCCGCCGCCGGGAGCCTTGGCGTCCTTCTCCGCCTTGCCGTCGCGCAGCCGCAGCACGGGCCAGTAGTAGCTCGACTGGTCGCCGTTCCCGCAGGTGGTGCCGGAGGCGGCGAGGCTGTCGTTGGTGGAGAAGGCGTCGGTGGTCTTGTTGCCCACGTAGTCGTGCATGTGGTGGGCGCCGTTGGAGACACCGGGGGCGACGATCACGTTGTCGGGGTTGAAGTGGCCGTTCTCGTTGCGGCCGCACTGCGAGCTGAAGGACCCCTTGGAGGCGTTCCCCGCGGCAGCGGGCGTGCGGACGTTCGGCTTGATCTTGGTGATGTTGACGAAGTCGCTCCGCGAGGGACCGCCCTTCTGCGCGGCGCCGCTCTTGGCGGCGGCGCTCTGCTCGCCGCCCCCCTGAGCCTGAGCCTGAGCGTCGTCCGCGGCAGGTGCCTCCTTCATTGCGCAGCCGCTCAACTGCTTTATTTCCGCGGGGGGTTGACCGCCCTTGCCGATCGCGTCGGCCATGCCGTTGATGGTCTTGTCCCGCTGTTCCTTGAGCTCGCCGAGGAGGGCGTCGCCCTTGGCCTCGCCGGCCGCGAGCCGCCGGTAGGCATCGGCCACCTGGTCGTCCAGCTTGGCGAGGCCCGCGTCCACCTCGGCCTTGGCCTGGTCGGGTACGGCGGTGATCTTCTCCCCGACGTCGGGGCAGTCGATGGTCGCCGTCAGTTGCGTCGCGCGGCCGCCCTCCTGCCCCGCGGACGCGTTTCCGGCGACGATGGCGACACCGCCACCGCCCAGCACGAGGGCGGAGACCACGGCCAGGAGCTTGTTCGACAACCGGGGGCGTTTGTGGCCCTTTTGACTCATGCGATCACTTCACTTCGTCGGTCGGACATTGTCGGAGAGCGTGTCGAAGTCGACCAGTCCGCTGTCTTCGAGGACCGTGATGTGGTCCAGGACCGTGGCGTTGGCGGACGTGGCGAGGGCTCGCACCATGGAGTTGCGGGTCTGCGCCCGCACTCCTGCCAGCAGTGCGAAGACCTTTCCGTGCGCTCGGCGCAGCAGCTGGACGAACAGTCGTTCGTATTCATCCCCCTTGGCGCGGGTCAGCTGGCCCAGCCACTCCTGCTGCTGCGCGGAGGGCTGGTTGGGCAGATCGACGCCGAGGGCCTGACCGACCTGGATGACCTGCCGGTCCAGCTCGGTGTGGCCGTCGACGAGGTGCTCGCCGGCCGTGCGGATCGCGGGACGCGTCCCGCGCTGCTGGGCCTGCCGTCCTGCCGGCAGCTCCCAGAGGCCGGCGAGCCGTACCTTGCGGACGAAGTCCCGGTCCGCGGCCGTCAGAGGCCCGTACGCCGTGCTCATCGTTCCGAGGCCGTCGTCGTCGCCCGCGGGAGCCGCGACGGCGGCCTGGGCGCTGCTGCCGAACCTGTCCACGGGTATCAGCAGTGCGATCAGGGTGAGCGCAAGCGCGGCGATGACGACACCGCTTCCGATCGTGTATCTCGTGGCCACCGACAAGCTGCTGAAGGATCTCCGCCGCAATGACAGCACTGTGCCTCCTCGCTCCATGGGCCGGGAAAGGTGGCGGGGCAGGAGGGTCCGCACGAGCCGTGCGGTGCACACCCGCATTCCCGGGGTGTCACGGGACGCTAGTGCCAGGCGTGGCGCCGCTGCGGGAGGACATCACCATCGGACAAACATCCCGGCGGGTCCGCGAAAGGCTGCTATCTTGCCGCGGCCCGTGCAACGGCCCGTGCAACGGCCCGGCCTCGGCGCCGGATCGGCGGGGAGGTGTGTCCACGAGGTGGTCGCACGCGGCCGTCAACCGGGAGCCGGACCGCGGGACTTCGCCTTCGTTCACGTAGTAGGCCAGTGGCCGGGCCGGGCGCGCAAGGTCGAGTCCCGGCCGCAGTGGCGACCGGCCCGCTCACCCCGATCGCGTGCGAGGCGCGCTTGCCGCAGCACGGGTCGTGCAGTTTAATAAATGAACGAGCATTTATTAATGAAGAGGTGCCGGTGGTGGGACGTCCCCGCGGGGTCGAGGATGCGGTGATCCTGCGCGCCGCGGCCCGGGTCATGGGCCGGGTCGGGCCGGCCGGGCTCACGCTGGCCGCCGTGGCGCGCGAGGTCGGGCTGGTGCCCGGCACCCTCGTGCAGCGGTTCGGGTCCAAGCGGGGACTGCTCCTGGCCCTCGCCGAGCAGTCCGCGAAGGACGCGGGCGAACGGGCCGGCCGCGTGCGTCAGGCGCACGCCTCGGCGCTCGGGGCCCTGGCGGCGCTCACGGTGGAATCGGTGGCCGGGATGGACACGCCGGAGACCTTCGCCCATCATCTGGCGTTCCTGTGCACGGACCTTGCCGATCCACAGCTCTACGAGCACGCCCTGGCCGTTCACCGGGCCCAGGGGCGGGCGGTCGAGGCATTGCTGGCGGAGGCGGAGGGTGCGGGCGAGCTCCGTGCCGGTACGGATGTCGCGGCCCTGGCCCGCACCGTGCAGGCGATCACCGCCGGAGCGGGCCTGACCTGGGCGCTCGAACGCCGCGGCACCCTCGAACAGCGGCTCCGGCAGGAGCTCGACACCGTACTGCTCCCGCACGTCGCGCCCCGGCACGGCCGAGACCTGGAGGAATCACGATGACCGGCACGCGCTCGCTGAAGGGCAAGGTGGCCCTCGTCGCCGGCGGCACCCGGGGAGGCGGACGGGGCATCGCCGTCGAGCTCGGGGCAGCCGGTGCCACGGTGTACGTCACCGGCCGCAGCAGCACGGCCGGTCGCTCCGACCTGGACCGCCCGGAGACCATCGAGGCGACGGCCGAGAAGGTCACCGCCGCGGGCGGCACCGGCATCCCCGTCCGCGTCGACCACAGCCGTCCCGACGAGGTGCGGGCCCTCGCCGAGAGGATCGCGGACGAGCAGGAGGGGCGGCTCGACGTCCTGGTCAACTCCGTGTGGGGCGCAGACCCGTTGACCGACTGGGAAAACCCGCTGTGGCAGCAGGACTTGGAGACGGGTCTGCGGCTGCTGCGCCAGGCGGTGGAGACCCACGTGATCACCAGCCGGTTCGTGCTCCCGCTGCTGGTCGCCCGCAGGAGTGGCCTGGTCGTGGAGGTCACCGACGGCAACACCGCCCGCTACCGCGGCTCGTTCTTCTACGACCTGGCGAAATCCTCCGTGATCCGTCTCGCCGTCGCGCAGGCGGCCGAGCTCAAGCCGCACGGCGTCGCGGCCGTGGCCCTCACACCAGGCTTCCTG
Above is a genomic segment from Streptomyces sp. NBC_01233 containing:
- a CDS encoding SDR family oxidoreductase, with the protein product MTGTRSLKGKVALVAGGTRGGGRGIAVELGAAGATVYVTGRSSTAGRSDLDRPETIEATAEKVTAAGGTGIPVRVDHSRPDEVRALAERIADEQEGRLDVLVNSVWGADPLTDWENPLWQQDLETGLRLLRQAVETHVITSRFVLPLLVARRSGLVVEVTDGNTARYRGSFFYDLAKSSVIRLAVAQAAELKPHGVAAVALTPGFLRSEALLEHFGVTEDNWRDGAAQDPNFAHSETPAYLGRAVAALAADPDVMAKTGRALATWGLYREYGFTDADGTQPDFAAHWARNLEEEYGALGDPL
- a CDS encoding DUF1996 domain-containing protein; its protein translation is MSQKGHKRPRLSNKLLAVVSALVLGGGGVAIVAGNASAGQEGGRATQLTATIDCPDVGEKITAVPDQAKAEVDAGLAKLDDQVADAYRRLAAGEAKGDALLGELKEQRDKTINGMADAIGKGGQPPAEIKQLSGCAMKEAPAADDAQAQAQGGGEQSAAAKSGAAQKGGPSRSDFVNITKIKPNVRTPAAAGNASKGSFSSQCGRNENGHFNPDNVIVAPGVSNGAHHMHDYVGNKTTDAFSTNDSLAASGTTCGNGDQSSYYWPVLRLRDGKAEKDAKAPGGGQDANVGTILKPKQVSITFKGSPVGKVTAMPRFLRIITGDAKAFTNGNANANASWSCTGFENRQLKDKYPVCPKGSDVVRTFTFQSCWDGKNVDSANHRTHVAFPDKNGRCQKGFKAIPQLVMRLTYGVAPGARFAVDSFPEQLHKPATDHDDFINVMSNGLMNKAVGCINDGRTCR
- a CDS encoding TetR/AcrR family transcriptional regulator, with the protein product MATGPLTPIACEARLPQHGSCSLINERAFINEEVPVVGRPRGVEDAVILRAAARVMGRVGPAGLTLAAVAREVGLVPGTLVQRFGSKRGLLLALAEQSAKDAGERAGRVRQAHASALGALAALTVESVAGMDTPETFAHHLAFLCTDLADPQLYEHALAVHRAQGRAVEALLAEAEGAGELRAGTDVAALARTVQAITAGAGLTWALERRGTLEQRLRQELDTVLLPHVAPRHGRDLEESR
- a CDS encoding DUF4142 domain-containing protein, translated to MATRYTIGSGVVIAALALTLIALLIPVDRFGSSAQAAVAAPAGDDDGLGTMSTAYGPLTAADRDFVRKVRLAGLWELPAGRQAQQRGTRPAIRTAGEHLVDGHTELDRQVIQVGQALGVDLPNQPSAQQQEWLGQLTRAKGDEYERLFVQLLRRAHGKVFALLAGVRAQTRNSMVRALATSANATVLDHITVLEDSGLVDFDTLSDNVRPTK